Genomic window (Tardiphaga sp. vice304):
GCTCGCCCCCCTGCTCGGCTTTGTCGGCGCCGCCGTGGATTATACCCGCGCCTCCTCGGCCCGGTCCTCCATGCAGGTGGCGCTGGATTCGGCAGCGCTGATGGTCTCCAAGGACCTCGCGGTGACGCCCAGCATGACGGCCGCGGACATCACGGCCAAGGCCAGCGTCTATTTCAACGCGCTGTACACCAACCCGAACGCACCGGCGATCACGGTTTCCGCCGTCTACACCCCCAACACCGGCAAAGGGGCGACCGTTCAGGTCTCGGGCGCCGGATCGGTACCAACCGAATTCATGAACGTGGTCGGCTTCCCGCGTCTCGCCATCAATTCGTCATCGACCACCACCTGGGGAAATGCCCGCATGCGGGTCGCGATGGCGCTGGACAATACCGGCTCGATGAACCAGGACGGCAAGCTGCCCGCGCTCAAGACGGCGGCGAAAAGCCTGGTCGACCAGCTCAGCGCGCTCTCCAAGACCAATGGCGACGTCTACATCTCCGTCGTCCCCTTCGCCAAGGACGTCAATATGGGCGCCAGCAACTATAACGCCAGCTGGATCGACTGGACTGACTGGGAGGCCGAAGCGCCGGACCTCAACACCTCGGCCAAGAAGCCGAGCAACTGGTCGCAGATCGGGCCAGGTTCGTCGTGCCCCTGGTCGATGAACTACGACGGCTTCACCTGCATGGCCAGCGGCACCAGCACCAGCGTCGTCAGCAGCATCCCGTCGAGCGGATTGATTTGCCCTGGCGCCGACAGGTCGAGCTACCAATACGCCTATCATTACCTGATCAACGGTTGCTACACGAGCGTCGCCTCCAGTACGACCGTCACCGTCAGTTCGGGATATTATGCGAGCTGCAACGGCTTCTCGAGCGCCTGCACATGCAGCGGCAACAACAATAGCAAGGTCTGCAAGCAGCCGACCTACACCCACGTCTGGACGCCGAACAACCGGAATACATGGAGCGGCTGCATCGCAGACCGTACCCAGGATTACGACACCAAGAACAGCGCGCCGGTTACGGGCACGACGGCATCACTATTCCCCGCCGAGCAGTATTACGAGAACCAGGATTCCTATTGTGCGCCCGGCAACTCGCCGCTCCTGCAGACGGTGACGCCGCTGAGCTATGACTGGAGCACGCTGAAATCCGGCATTGATGCCATGCAGGGCACCGGCGGCACCAACCAGCCAATCGGCATGGCGCTGGCGTGGCAGTCTCTGGGCCAGACGGCACCGTTCAATGCCCCCGCCGAGGAGGTAAACTATACCTATGTGAAGGCGATCATCCTGCTGTCGGACGGTCTCAACACGGAAAACCGCTGGCCGGAATATGGCAATGGCAGCTCGCAGACCGGCACCATGATCGACGACCGCCAGAAGACCTTGTGCGACAACATCAAGGCGGCGGGCGTTACGATCTACACGATTCAGGTCAATACGGGATCGCCGGCCGACCCGACGTCCAGTGTGCTGCAATACTGCGCCAGCAATAGCGGCAATTTCTATCTGGTCACCGCGGCGTCACAGACCGTGACGGCGTTCAACTCGATCTACAACTCGCTGTCGCAACTGCGCGTCGCGAAGTAGCGCACGCGCCAACTAAAACGCCCGGCCATCCGGCCGGGCGTTTTGATAAAGCGTGGTGACGGTTCAGCGGGCGGGCGTCATCTTGGCGATGAAACCTTCGAACGGCTTGCTGGCCTGCTTGGCGAGGTCGGCATAAAGTTCGCTGATCTTGTGCGATTCCGCGACAAACGCCTCGTAGGACGACTTGGCGTATTCGGTCTGCGCCTCGATCGCCTTGTCGAGCGACCTGACGCCCGACAGCCTGGTGACGAAGGCATTGCCGTCTTCATAGGATTTCTTGGTGTAATCGCTGACGGCGGAGGCGATCGCCTGCGCGCTGGTCTGCATGGTGGCGGCCGAGGCGACGACGCTGTCGAACTGTTCCTTGCCGTATTTCTGCATTTCTTCGACGTTGATCATGGTGGATCCCTTTCCAGACTGACAAGTCAGCCGTTTCCGGTCGCCCGGCCTCTGACTACGCCCATGTATATCGCACCGCACAATCCAGTCAAATGTTATTGTGCACTGCACAACATTAATATTGAGCACAAATGCGCGGCTGCCCTGCAAGAGTTGCTTAACCTTTTGGAAACTCGCCGGTCCTAACCTCATTCCTTGGAGTGCTGCGTTCGGCTGAGAGGCCAATAACCGCATGGACACAATCTCTTAGCTGAAACGACAGTGACCGCGACACGGTCGAGAGAGTGTTCAGGCGCAGCGCGTGAACGGCGACGCATCATGGATCGTGGGCTTAATTTAGCCTCACGGACCGGTGATGAGACGGAAGATCGGGACGGGGAAGTTCATGCTTCGCACAACTTTGGCTTCATCGCGCACGCTGCGGATTTGCGCGCTCGGACTGGCCACGCTCATTGCGACCATCGCCCTCACCACCGATCCCGCCGATGCCAGGCGTCGCCATCGCTCCGGCCACCGTGTCGCCACCGGCGGCGGCTATAGCCCGGCGTTCGCCTCGATCATGGTCGATGGCAACACGGGCGCGGTCCTGTCCGCCAACAATCCTGACGCCTTGCGACACCCGGCCTCGCTGACCAAGATCATGACGCTTTATCTGCTGTTCGAGAAACTTGAATCCGGCAAGATGACGCTCGATACCGAAATGGATGTTTCGAAATACGCGTCCGAGCAGGCGCCGACCAAGCTCGGCCTGCGCCCCGGCCAGACGCTGCGCGTCGAAGACGCCATCAAGGGCCTGGTGACGCGTTCGGCCAATGATGCTTCCGTGGTGATCGCCGAAGCCATCGCCGGCGACGAGGACGATTTTGCCAAGCTGATGACGCGCAAGGCGCGCGCGTTGGGCATGAGCCGCACCGTCTACCGCAATGCCAACGGCTTGCCGAACGACGAGCAGGTTACCACGGCCCGCGACCAGTCGACGCTCGGCCGCGCGATCCAGGACCGCTTCCCGCGCTATTATCGCTACTTTGCGACCAGCGCCTTCGCTTGGCGCGGCAGCGTGATCCGCAACCATAACCGCCTGATCGGCAGCGTCGAAGGCGTCGACGGCATCAAGACCGGCTACACCCGCGCCTCTGGTTTCAACCTGGTGTCCTCGATGCGCCGCGGCAACCGCCATCTGGTCGGCGTCGTGCTCGGAGGCCGCTCCGGTGGTTCGCGCGACAACATCATGCGCAACCTGCTGGCCGAAAATTTCGAAAAGGGCGGCACGCGCCGCACCGTTGCCGCTATCACCGAACGCAATCCGAACGAGGCCGCGAGCGAGGTCGCCGAAGCGCAGGCCGATGCGCGCCCGACGCAGATGAAGCAGGTCAACGGCGCCGTGCAGGTCGCCTCCGCCGCGCCCGAGACGATCGAGACGCCGGTCCGCGCAGCTCCCCCCGTGGTCGTGAAGCCATCGGTGATGGCGGCGGCAACCGCAGCCTTGCCGGCGCCGCGCAAGCCGGAGCCGGCCATGCTCAGCAGCGGCGTCATCGAAGGCGCACCGCTGGCGCTGATCCCGGGCTCGTCCGATCCGATGAAGCCGGTGCGGGTCAAGACCGTGCAGGTCAAGTCCGGCCAGTTCAAGACGGCCTCGGCCGCCCCGGAAGCCCCGCCCGTCACCAATACCGTGACACGCAACGAAGCCGGCCGCAGCGCGGAAACCTCGAACTCGCTGTACCAGCGCTCGGAGATGCCGCGCCAGCCCGCCAATTTCGGCACCGGCCAGGGCATTCTCGGCGTGCTGCCCGCCAACCATGCACAGAACCAGGCGATGGCCTATGCCGAGCCGGCCCCCGCGCCGCGCAACGCCCCGGTGACCCAGGCGCTGCAGCAGAACGGCGCCATCAAGCCGGTGATCGCTACGCATAGCGGCTGGATCATCCAGGTCGGCGCGCTCGACAGCGAAGGCGAGGCCAAGTTGCGCCTCGACGCCGCCCGTGAACAGGCCCGCGGCCTGCTCGGCAAGGCCGATCCGTTCACCGAGACGGTGGTGTCGAAGGGCGACAAGAAGCTGTACCGCGCCCGCTTCGCCGGCCTCGACAAGGATCAGGCGGAAGCGGTCTGCAAGACCCTGAAGCGCTCCGAGATCTCCTGCATCACCATCAAGAACTGAGCGCAGAAACCCTTCATTTACCTTGTTTGGATGGCCGGGACGATGTCCCGGCCATCTTGCGTTTCACGGTAAACAAATCGGGCCCACGCAAACCTCTCGTCAAGACTTCGCGGCTAGAACGGAGGCAAGGGATGATCGACCACGCCGGACAACGGCGGGCGATGGGGCGTCCTGCAGAGACCAGAAGCTCAGAACAGCGTTGTTAGCGTTCGGAGTTAGTTGCGATGCGTGCGAAGCAGAGTGTCCTTGGCCTCGTTTACCCGAGCCGCGAGGTACGTCGAGCCCCCCTGGTCGGGATGCAGTTTCTTCATGAGCGACCGATGCGCGTGGCTGATTTCCTCGCGCCCCGCCCCCGGCTGCAGGCCAAGGATCTGATAGGCCTCCTCGTCCGTCATTTTGCCGCTCGACGCCGCGCGGTCGTGCCGCCCTGCCCCGTCAGGCTGCGCGTCCTGACGCCAGGCGGGAAACCTGCGGTCCAGATACGATTCAAGTAACGCCACGCTCTCGGCATCGGAGCCGGCCATCAATGAGGCCAGCTGCGGCAGGTCGAACGCCTCCAGCGACTGGCCGGCGTGGGGCCCTGCGAGAATGACGCCGGTCAGTGCGCCGCTGTCATGGTCGAGCGTCATCTCGAGATAAGGCGAGCGGACCTGCGAGGTCTGCCCGGCCGACTTGGCCCCTCGCCCACCGAACATCCCGCCGATATTGCTGAAACCGGCGGTGCCGAACGGCGACCAGCCGAGCAGCCCGGCGCCAAAAATGCCGAGCGGGATCGCCACCGCGAGTTCCCCCTTGATGCCGGTAAAAGCCGCCACCGCCAGCGCCACCACGCCGCCGCCGATCTTGACGCCGCGCGCCAGAATCGCCGGGTTCGCCGCGCGAAACATCTGCAGCAGCATGTAAATGACGAATACGGCGAGCGCGCCGGCGATCAGAGTAGGCATAGGGCATAGATAGGCGGTTGCGGGCCGAAGCGAAAGCTGTGCGCTACTTCATCTGTCCGAGCAGCTTTGCCGCACCCGGCGCGGTCTGCGACAGCCGCATCAGGGCCGCCCGGCCGCCGGCGGCGTAGGCCGCCACCGCCCGCAACAGCTCGCGCAACTGCGCGGCAGCGCCCGGATCGAACCGGCACCACGCCCCGCCCGTCAATCGCGCGATCTCGCGAAACGCCTGCTCGGCCGCGGGGTCATGGCCCTCCTGGAACATGAAGACCGGCACCTTGAGCAGGCCGAGCTCGCCGGCGCGGGCGCAGAGCTCATCGACCGATTCCTCCATCGCGTCGCCGACGAACACCAGCGCGCGGACGCCCGAGGCCACCGCCTCGCGCCGGGTCTCGGACAACACCTTGCCGATCTGGGTCTGGCCGCCCTGGCAACTGATCCGGCCCATCAGCCGCGCCAGCTCGGCAGAGTCCGAAATCCAGCCCGTGGCGCGGCACTCCGCCATGCCGCGGAAATAGACCAGCCGGATGTCGAGGCTGCCCACCGAGGCGGCCTCGCGGAACATGTCGGCCTGCAGCGCGCAGGCCATGTCCCAGGTCGGCTGCCGGCTCATCGTAGCATCCAGCGCAAACACCAGCCGCCCGCGCCCGCCGGCCTGCGGCGCCATCGCTTTGGCCTTGGCGACGAACGCGGCGATGTCGGCAGCGGCCGACGGCCGGGCCGTCAGGGCGTCAGTGGCGGATTTGGGGATGGTTGGGTCGCGGGACATGGGGCTCGCTGCGCACATTGCTTTGTCTATGTGGCGAGTGCAGGTGACCCGGTCAATGGCGTGCGTCGACACGTCCTATTTCGAACTTTGCCTGTCCTGTGCCTGGTGAAAGATGGCCAAGACGCGCAGCTCATCCGACGACTCGAATACTTCGTAAACGACAAGGTACGGTGTTTTCGGAACGATCCATTCTCGAGTGCCGGGGTCATTGCCGGGACGACCGCTGTCGGGGAAGTCGGTCAACCTTTCGATACTCGCATACAATCGCCAGACCACTTTGCCTGCGACGGCCGGTGTCTCATAAGCGATCCAACGGTAAATCTTTGCAATATCAGCGAGCGCCCGATCGTCTTAGGAGATCCGCATCTCCGGCGATCAGGAAACGAGACGCCGGATAAATTCGCGAGCTTGCTCGTTCGATACCAATACCTGGTCCGGGTCGGAACGGCGACGTCTTACCTCGGCGAGTTGATCATCGCTCAAGAGCGAATTGTGCCGGCTCGCAAGATAGTGGATCAACGCCCCTGCTGCCCCATCCTGTTCGGACGGCGGCAGCTTGCGCACTTCGATGAGAGCTTCTTCAAGGAGCTTGGACATTTCGAAAGTTTAGCAGAAAACGACGGGAAGTGAACCGTCTCAGTTCACGCCCGGTCGATACTGCGCGACCTGGCCCTGCGCAGGATCGGCGGCACTGCTCAGCGGCGTCGGCGCGGCCGCCTTCGGCTTCTTCACCACCGGCAGCTTGTTGTCGTCCTCAAGGAACTTGTCGAGCAGGCCCTGAATCTTGCTCTTCAACACGTCGGGACCGCGGTCGCTCATGTCGGTATGCTGCGCCCCGGTATCGACCACCGTGATGCCGAGCTTCTCGCACATGTCGGCATCCGGCACGACGCCGGGATCGGGCTTGAACACCGCGTCCTGCGAGCGGAACGACAGGATCTTGGTCTTGCCGTCGGTCATGAACGGAACGCGCAGATTATCCAGCGTCACGACCTTGCGCACTTCGTCCGGATGCATCTTGGCGAAGTACATCGAGATGTCGCCGCCATTGGAATGGCCGACCATCGTCAGGTGATCGTAATCGGAATTCG
Coding sequences:
- a CDS encoding pilus assembly protein translates to MSNRSTSRLARNFLQRFLPAEGGNVAVMFAIVLAPLLGFVGAAVDYTRASSARSSMQVALDSAALMVSKDLAVTPSMTAADITAKASVYFNALYTNPNAPAITVSAVYTPNTGKGATVQVSGAGSVPTEFMNVVGFPRLAINSSSTTTWGNARMRVAMALDNTGSMNQDGKLPALKTAAKSLVDQLSALSKTNGDVYISVVPFAKDVNMGASNYNASWIDWTDWEAEAPDLNTSAKKPSNWSQIGPGSSCPWSMNYDGFTCMASGTSTSVVSSIPSSGLICPGADRSSYQYAYHYLINGCYTSVASSTTVTVSSGYYASCNGFSSACTCSGNNNSKVCKQPTYTHVWTPNNRNTWSGCIADRTQDYDTKNSAPVTGTTASLFPAEQYYENQDSYCAPGNSPLLQTVTPLSYDWSTLKSGIDAMQGTGGTNQPIGMALAWQSLGQTAPFNAPAEEVNYTYVKAIILLSDGLNTENRWPEYGNGSSQTGTMIDDRQKTLCDNIKAAGVTIYTIQVNTGSPADPTSSVLQYCASNSGNFYLVTAASQTVTAFNSIYNSLSQLRVAK
- a CDS encoding phasin family protein, which produces MINVEEMQKYGKEQFDSVVASAATMQTSAQAIASAVSDYTKKSYEDGNAFVTRLSGVRSLDKAIEAQTEYAKSSYEAFVAESHKISELYADLAKQASKPFEGFIAKMTPAR
- a CDS encoding D-alanyl-D-alanine carboxypeptidase — its product is MLRTTLASSRTLRICALGLATLIATIALTTDPADARRRHRSGHRVATGGGYSPAFASIMVDGNTGAVLSANNPDALRHPASLTKIMTLYLLFEKLESGKMTLDTEMDVSKYASEQAPTKLGLRPGQTLRVEDAIKGLVTRSANDASVVIAEAIAGDEDDFAKLMTRKARALGMSRTVYRNANGLPNDEQVTTARDQSTLGRAIQDRFPRYYRYFATSAFAWRGSVIRNHNRLIGSVEGVDGIKTGYTRASGFNLVSSMRRGNRHLVGVVLGGRSGGSRDNIMRNLLAENFEKGGTRRTVAAITERNPNEAASEVAEAQADARPTQMKQVNGAVQVASAAPETIETPVRAAPPVVVKPSVMAAATAALPAPRKPEPAMLSSGVIEGAPLALIPGSSDPMKPVRVKTVQVKSGQFKTASAAPEAPPVTNTVTRNEAGRSAETSNSLYQRSEMPRQPANFGTGQGILGVLPANHAQNQAMAYAEPAPAPRNAPVTQALQQNGAIKPVIATHSGWIIQVGALDSEGEAKLRLDAAREQARGLLGKADPFTETVVSKGDKKLYRARFAGLDKDQAEAVCKTLKRSEISCITIKN
- a CDS encoding DnaJ domain-containing protein, producing MPTLIAGALAVFVIYMLLQMFRAANPAILARGVKIGGGVVALAVAAFTGIKGELAVAIPLGIFGAGLLGWSPFGTAGFSNIGGMFGGRGAKSAGQTSQVRSPYLEMTLDHDSGALTGVILAGPHAGQSLEAFDLPQLASLMAGSDAESVALLESYLDRRFPAWRQDAQPDGAGRHDRAASSGKMTDEEAYQILGLQPGAGREEISHAHRSLMKKLHPDQGGSTYLAARVNEAKDTLLRTHRN
- a CDS encoding VWA domain-containing protein, whose protein sequence is MSRDPTIPKSATDALTARPSAAADIAAFVAKAKAMAPQAGGRGRLVFALDATMSRQPTWDMACALQADMFREAASVGSLDIRLVYFRGMAECRATGWISDSAELARLMGRISCQGGQTQIGKVLSETRREAVASGVRALVFVGDAMEESVDELCARAGELGLLKVPVFMFQEGHDPAAEQAFREIARLTGGAWCRFDPGAAAQLRELLRAVAAYAAGGRAALMRLSQTAPGAAKLLGQMK
- a CDS encoding alpha/beta fold hydrolase, whose product is MKRGILILLSVCVLTTVAYFTASKWAIRHETLTFYDKVRDRPVEIDVAVRRDKEMQANAGMLTLPVAILNHGNTVKFTEYSFLANVFAARGYMVVSIQHDLATDAPLVTKAGELYVGRLPVYKRGVENIMFAISELKKIQPNSDYDHLTMVGHSNGGDISMYFAKMHPDEVRKVVTLDNLRVPFMTDGKTKILSFRSQDAVFKPDPGVVPDADMCEKLGITVVDTGAQHTDMSDRGPDVLKSKIQGLLDKFLEDDNKLPVVKKPKAAAPTPLSSAADPAQGQVAQYRPGVN